The sequence GAATCACACAGCAAGCTCAGCTGAGTGTAGCACAAAGCATTGTGGGATGTGCCCCCCAGAAGCCCTGGCATTGCAGCCCACCTGCAGGGGGAAAGGCAGCACCAGAGGGTGCAGTGACTTGGGGGGCTGCTCACACTGGAGCAGACATACTCCCACTCATCCCCCACATCGCTGTCTCGATAACTAGACTTGGTGGCCTTGGTCTGGATGGGGGCACTAGATAAACTGGGCCAGGGGAGTATTCGGAAAGGCTTGTGGCAGGCTGATTAGTGTCATGGACTGGAAAATCAGAGGGACCATCCATAGATCCCTAGATGGTTTGCCAAAAGTAACCCCAATGGTTGTCCAGCCTGCCCTTCCTGcatagcccaggctggagagcaTCACCATGGGACTCTCATAGAGGTGGGCTCCTttcccctgttttacagatgggaaaactgaggtacagagagggaaATGGACTGCCCAAGGCCtcccagtagcagagccaggaatagaacccaggactcctagTGTTCTATCCAGTAGCCACACTGTCTCCCTAAAGAAAGACAACCCAGTCTCCATGTAATGGAAAATCCATCACATCCCTTGGTAAGGCTGGTCCACTGACTAAATCCCCTCACTGTTAAGAATCAatatcttatttccagtttgaattactCCAGCTTCAATTCCCAGCTGTTGGGTCTCATTCTCCCTTTGTCCAGTAGATTAAAAAGCTCTCCTGTCTCAAAGATACCAGAGAGAGCTGTATCCTGGGAaggagtgactctgaaaaggactagGGGAGGGGGTAATGATAGACAGCTCATCTTCACTTGGTTCCCAGACATGCTGTAGTGAAGCGAGCTAATATGATCCTTGGGTGTATGAGCTAGGGAATGAGGACGTGATATTAGCTCTGTATACAGCACTGGTGATGCCATTACTGTCCAGTTCTTgggtccacacttcaagaaggatgttgataaattagagaggggtGAAAGAaaagccacgagaatgattaaaggattagacaacCTGCCTTAGAATGACAGACTCCAGGAGATCAATCTATTGAGCTTAATAAAGGGAAGCTTAAGGGGTGATTTGAGCACAGTCTGTAACTACATATGTGGGGAACAAACTTTTAGtagtgggctcttcagtctagcagacaaagatctaACAGGACCCAAAGGCTagaatttgaagctagacaaattcatactggaaacAAGGTGAAAATGTTTGATGGTGAGGGCAATTTACCATTGTAACAACTGACGAAGGATTATAGTGGATTCTCTATCAGGGGCAATTTgaaaaatcaagattgggtggggttgttttttttagaaGACCTGCTCtcgttcaaacaggaattatcaggggggacgttctctggcctgtgttgcacaggacgtcagactagatggtccctcCTGGCCCTAGATTCTATGATATTGTCTTCCAGTGACCGTGATCAAGTCACTTCCATTTCTTTGTTTGCTATAAGGCAGGTTATCCAGAACGGAcaaatcattcttgttgctcttctctgagccttcTCCAATTTGTTAACACCTTTTTTGAagttgtggacaccagaactagacccAGGTTTTGGACGATTGGATACTATAAACTGCCATGTGATAAGGGAGGATTCATAGATTAGGATGAGTAGACACAACACTTAGGTTAGGTGactttctcccttccccagtcCTTCATAACCAGATTAAACTTTTCAGACATATTAATAGGTGAATGCCAAATTCCTTTGCTGGCCCCTCATCTCCCCTCTGGGAAGGATTTGAGGGGGGTTTTGCTTCCTGCCCATCGGGTTTTCTGTTTGGTGACAAACCCCTTTGCTGCCCCCTTTCTCCCTGTCACGGGGAACTGGATTTTCTCTTTCTCCCAGCAGGtgtcaggaaggaggaggagaatccCCAGCGGGAGCCACACAGGCCTTCGCAGAGCCCCGAGCAGGGAGAGGCCAACAGGGTGGGATGGCAGGGGGAAGAACTCCAAGGGGTGGAAAATGGATTTGGGCTTCTCAGTAGCATGTCTGTACCCCAGAGATTGACCATCTGTGGGCAATGTGGGAAGAGCTTTAGCCAGTATTCGGACCTTATTAAGCACCAGCGGATCCACACGGGGGAGAGACCTTACAGCTGCTCccagtgcgggaagagcttcagccagagctcccaCCTCACCAAGCATCAGCGGATCCACACGGGTGAGAGACCCTACAAATGCCCTGACTGCGGGAAGGGCTTCAACGACAGCTCCTACCTCCTGCAGCACCGCCGCACCCACACGGGCGAGCGGCCTTATGAATGCCCGGACTGCGGGAAAAGCTTCGGAGACAAGTCAGGCCTTACCCGGCACCAGAAGGTGCATCACGGCGAGAGACCCTACAAATGCCCTgactgcgggaagagcttcagcgACAGCTCCTACCTCATCCagcaccagcgcatccacacggGCGAGCGGCCCTACAAATGCAccgagtgcgggaagagcttcagccGGAACTCGCACCTGGTCCAGCACCAGCGGGTCCACACAGGGGAACGCCCCTACAAATGCGCTGATTGCGGGATGAGCTTCAGCCACAGCTCCACCCTGATCGGGCACCAGAGGACCCACCGTGGCGATAAGCCCTACAAATGCCCCCAGTGCAGGAAGAGCTTCCGGCACAAGTCAACCCTGGTGAAGCACCAGCGGacccacaccggggagcggccctacagctgccccaagtgtgggaagagcttcagctGGGGCTCGGCTTTCATCAAACACCAGCGCAcacacaccggggagcggccctaccAATGCACCCAGTGTGGGAAGGGCTTTGGGGACAGCTCAGCCCTGATCCAGCACCAGCGCACCCACACCGGTGAGCGGCCCTACAAGTGCCTCGAGTGTGGGAAGGGCTTTGGCGACAGCTCCACCCTGGATCAGCACCAGCGCACCCATTTGGCAGAGAAACCCTACAAATGCCCAGAGTGCGGGAGGAGCTTCATCCTCAGCTCCCACCTTGTCCGGCACCAGAGGGTCCATGTGGCCTAGAGTCTCCATGCGAG comes from Lepidochelys kempii isolate rLepKem1 chromosome 6, rLepKem1.hap2, whole genome shotgun sequence and encodes:
- the LOC140913679 gene encoding uncharacterized protein isoform X3 codes for the protein MSVPQRLTICGQCGKSFSQYSDLIKHQRIHTGERPYSCSQCGKSFSQSSHLTKHQRIHTGERPYKCPDCGKGFNDSSYLLQHRRTHTGERPYECPDCGKSFGDKSGLTRHQKVHHGERPYKCPDCGKSFSDSSYLIQHQRIHTGERPYKCTECGKSFSRNSHLVQHQRVHTGERPYKCADCGMSFSHSSTLIGHQRTHRGDKPYKCPQCRKSFRHKSTLVKHQRTHTGERPYSCPKCGKSFSWGSAFIKHQRTHTGERPYQCTQCGKGFGDSSALIQHQRTHTGERPYKCLECGKGFGDSSTLDQHQRTHLAEKPYKCPECGRSFILSSHLVRHQRVHVA
- the LOC140913679 gene encoding uncharacterized protein isoform X2 → MEPGEEPRVPDLPGAQERGTPRGAPPGVRKEEENPQREPHRPSQSPEQGEANRVGWQGEELQGVENGFGLLSSMSVPQRLTICGQCGKSFSQYSDLIKHQRIHTGERPYSCSQCGKSFSQSSHLTKHQRIHTGERPYKCPDCGKGFNDSSYLLQHRRTHTGERPYECPDCGKSFGDKSGLTRHQKVHHGERPYKCPDCGKSFSDSSYLIQHQRIHTGERPYKCTECGKSFSRNSHLVQHQRVHTGERPYKCADCGMSFSHSSTLIGHQRTHRGDKPYKCPQCRKSFRHKSTLVKHQRTHTGERPYSCPKCGKSFSWGSAFIKHQRTHTGERPYQCTQCGKGFGDSSALIQHQRTHTGERPYKCLECGKGFGDSSTLDQHQRTHLAEKPYKCPECGRSFILSSHLVRHQRVHVA
- the LOC140913679 gene encoding uncharacterized protein isoform X1; this translates as MEPGEEPRVPDLPGAQERGTPRGAPPAGVRKEEENPQREPHRPSQSPEQGEANRVGWQGEELQGVENGFGLLSSMSVPQRLTICGQCGKSFSQYSDLIKHQRIHTGERPYSCSQCGKSFSQSSHLTKHQRIHTGERPYKCPDCGKGFNDSSYLLQHRRTHTGERPYECPDCGKSFGDKSGLTRHQKVHHGERPYKCPDCGKSFSDSSYLIQHQRIHTGERPYKCTECGKSFSRNSHLVQHQRVHTGERPYKCADCGMSFSHSSTLIGHQRTHRGDKPYKCPQCRKSFRHKSTLVKHQRTHTGERPYSCPKCGKSFSWGSAFIKHQRTHTGERPYQCTQCGKGFGDSSALIQHQRTHTGERPYKCLECGKGFGDSSTLDQHQRTHLAEKPYKCPECGRSFILSSHLVRHQRVHVA